Genomic window (Candidatus Saccharibacteria bacterium oral taxon 488):
AGTTTTCGGGATACCAATGGCGATGGGATTGGCGATTTGAATGGCATTACCGAGAAGCTGGATTATTTGGCGTGGCTGGGCGTTGACGGGATTTGGATTTCACCGTTTTTTACCTCGCCGCTGACTGATTTTGGCTATGATATCGCTGACTACCGAGCGATTGATCCGACATTTGGCGGGCTGGATGATTTTCGGGCGCTATTAGAAAAAGCTCATATCCTCGATATCAAAGTCATGATCGATCTCGTTCCCTGCCACACGTCTGATCAACATTCGTGGTTTCAGGAAGCGCGGTCATCGCGCGACAATCCCAAGCGTGATTATTATGTCTGGCGTAACGGGCGAGACGGCAATGAGCCAAATAATTGGCGAAGTTTATCTGGCGGCAGTTCATGGGAGTTTGATGAGCAAACCGGTCAATTTTATCTCCACTCATTCCTGAAGACACAGCCGGATTTGAATTGGGATAATCCTGCGGTTCGCGATGAGATAAAAAACGTGGTGCGATTTTGGTTTGATATGGGCGTGGACGGCATGCGGGTTGACGCGATTTGGGGCATTTCTAAAGATCCGGAATTTGGCAATGATTCGCCAAATCCTGATTTTTCTGGCGACCCAAAAGCTTACGGTGCGTTCATCCACGACCACTGTAAAATGGGGCCGCATTTTCAAGAATACCTGCGTGAGCTGGCGGCGGTTTGTGATGAATATGACGATAAGCAGATGGTGTTTGAATTTTATCCGGACGAGAAGTTGGGCGATATTTACCAGCAGTACCGCCAAGTGCTGACCGCCCATCCAAAGGCGTCGGCATTTTTCATGGAGTATCGCCAGGACGAGTGGCATGCGGAGCATACCGGGCAGAAGATTGAGAATTATCTGCGAGCGGCAGGTTCGGCCAAACCGTTTTTCTGCGTTGGCAATCACGATCAGCCGCGCATTGCCTCGCGGCTCGGGGCGGAACGAGCGCGGGCTTTGCACTTTCTCAATCTGCTCACACCGGGTATTAGCGTAATGTACTATGGTGATGAGATTGGCATAACCAATGGCGAGCTGACCGCTGATGACATTCAGGATAATTTCAGTCCCGCCAATTCCGCCATCGACAGCCGCGACCTGGAGCGCACGCCGATGCAATGGGACGATACGCAGTTCGCTGGATTCTCAAGCGTACAACCGTGGCTGCCCGTTCACGCCAACGCGATAAGAACCAACGTCCTGACACAGGCCATGCACCCTGACTCGCTCCTACATCTGCACCGACGGCTGCTTCACCTGCGGCGGAGTATGCCAGTGTTGCAGCACGGCACGCTTAAAGTGATTAACACCGGTAATGGATTTGTCCTCGGTATCAAACGAGAGCTAGGCAGCGAGTGGGCTTATATTTATATTAACTTCGCTGATGCACCACAGCATTTTTTTATCCCAGAACATACCAAAATCATCGCCTCAACCCACCCCTACTGCTCTACCATCGACAATAATCAGCAGCTAACAATTCAGAAATATTGTGGGGTTTTATTATTGCCACAGAATAATAGGTAACTATTGCTTATGTCTTTACAGTTTGAGTATACTGTTCTACAATATCTGCAAGTTAGTTAATAACGAAGGGTAACTATGGCTACAGACTTCCAGGAAAAAGCTTGTGAAAAGGCTTTGCGTGAGTATCGTAAAAAATATTTAACAAAGAAAGAAAACCTCAATGCTGATGAGTCAACGGCACGCCTGATGGTCAATAGCCTGCTCAGTATGGTGCTTGGATATACTCTCATTGACGAGATTAAAACAGAACATATGATTCGTGGTACATATGTTGACTACGTTGTGCAGTTAAATAAGAAAATTCATTTTATTGTTGAAGCAAAGGCCACCTCTATTGACCTCAATGAGCGCCACCTCAAACAGGCTGTTGACTATGCCTCAAACGAAGGTGTTGACTGGGTGATCTTAACTAATGGTCGCTGCGTCGAGCTTCACCGTGTTATCTTTGAAAAGCCGATTCGCTCACAGCGTATTTTTGCCTATGACTTAACCAATTTATCAACAATTAGAACTGCAGCAAAGCACCTAGTGAACCTCACCAAGAAATCTGTGCTCAGAGGTGATTTAGATAAATACTGGAAGCGTTTTGATGCGCTAACCGAAGACAACATGAGAAAGGCTATTAAGTCACCCGATGTTATTCGTAGCCTGAGACTGTTCATTAAGAAAAAGTCGACTATCAACTTTACCGATGCCGAGGTTGCCAAGGCGATTGACAAACTAATCAGTTAATTACCGTGCTTTCACCAAGGCTAGACCTGTCACCCCGCCAACAATCCCCTGCTAATACAGCTGCGCCCACGACGCAACATATCTATTGAGTCCATTTGGGCCGAGCCGCCCTGCACCGATACACTTCAACCTCAACTGCTGACCCAAGCCATTGACCGCAAAGAACGCGGTTGGATCCGGGCCACGCAGCACTCGTACCGCCCCCTCAATTGGCCGATCATTTAACTCAGCCTTACCAGCCACCGACACCCAGCCGATATAGAATAGCAACTTATCAAGCTCATCACCACTACCCTCAAACTGAGGCTGCAGCACCCCATATTCATACCAGCCGCCAGCAACTGGCATCTGAAATCGTGGCGTCCCTTTATCTGGCACCTCTTCCTCGGCCTCTGGCATGATAAGTGCTTTCTCCGGATCAATAGCATCCGGGTCAACTTCGTGACATGACCATGGGCTGGAATGATTAATATCATGTGCACGCCCTCCAGCCGCCAGCAGCCGCAGTGGCGATATCGCTACGTCCGCCATTCGTTTTAGCAAACCGTATGGGAGTGGCCGTAGTGGCGCTTCACTGTCAAATTGCTCTTTCATACTCGCCTCCTCCTTATAATAATCGTATCTTTGGATAGTTATTATCACCGAGCACGCCAGTGTCTATAATCTCCAGTCCGATCTGCGTTCCATCAGGATGTACCGCAAAAAACTCTGTCTCTAGGTGTGCCGGCCCGCTCAACATTCGCACGTATTGATCATTGATTGGCAGACGATGGACTATCGACTGCTTTACCTGGCCACTCCCACGTTCACGCACTATCCAGCCAATATGAAACGGCGGCTTAGCCCGCAGCACGCAATAATGCCGCCAACCAACGAGCCCTGGCGCATGAAAAAGAAATGAAAAGCGGCCCGGCAGTAGCTCGTCTGTCTCACCATTCGTCGTCACCGTCAGCGCTGGATCTATCAGCGATGGATCAATATCACGCTGGCAATGCCACGGGTGGGTCTCCTGCATACTGTCTCGGCGAAAACCGCCCAACATAAACATCAGCGGCCGCATTGCTACGTCCGCCATTTTCGTCCATAACGGTAGGGGTTCAGGGCGAAGAGCCGAGTGATTGTGTTCGTCTCGCCGTTTCTCCATCGTCACCTCACTGGCGTCAGCCACTTATCTCCTTACGGAAGTAAGTGAGGTGCGCACCCCCATAACTACGATTGTCCACCACAACAATTCCGTTCTGAATTGGCACCTCACCTATTCCTGAGTGTGATAATACCATATGTCCACCCGGTTTGAGAAGTCCCATTAGTCGCGAGACTGTGGAAAACTGCGGGTTGTGGTATGGCGGATCGGCAAAAATAATATCAAACTCCTCTGTTACGCTCATGCTTTCCAGCCAATTTGATACCGTTGTTTTTATTACAATAGCATTTTCGCTGGCACCCACGGTGCTAATATTTTCAGCAATCACCCGCTGGGCAACGCGGTCTCGCTCCACAAAAACCGCCGACTCGGCGCCGCGGCTGAGCGCTTCCAAACCAATCGCACCGGAGCCAGCAAAAGTATCCAGTACCCGCGCGCCACGCACGGTTTCGCCCAGTGAATTGAACATCGCCGAACGGACTCGCTCGCCCATGGGATGCGTTGTTGAGCCTGGCGGGGCTTGGATGAATCGTCCGCCAAATTCGCCAGCGATAAGCTTAACGCGCACGCTGCTCCTCGGCCAGCCACACCGCACTCAGCCAGCCCAGCACCACCGCACGAATAATCAGCGGCATCAGTTGACGATTGGTCTGCCGCGCCAGCTCCGTCGTCCAGCCAGTCTTGGCAAACTTTTCATACATGGCCATATCCGCCACCTCGTGAACGCAGCCGAGATAAAACGCCCGAAAGCCCGCCTGGCGTACCTCCTCAATGTCGCGCTGCTGCGGCAGGCCAGTGGCAAATCGTTGGTAGGCCACCACGCTAGCGACGCCCGCCTCGAACGCCAGGTGCATAGTCATCACGCCCTTTGCGCCCCAAAATTCCCAGTTATTGCGCAGGGTTTTGAGCACCGTTTCGCCCGGCATGAGGCTCTTTTTGATCAGCGAATTACGGGTCTCCATACCCTCACCGCGCAGCTGAGCCAATTTCTCCTCCAGCGGAAAATGGTGTGGCGGCGTCAAGCCATCAGTGATCGCGTGTGCCATCCATGCTGCCTCAAACGCCGCTCGCTCACAGTTGTCAGCACTGAGCGCCGCTGCCAGATTAGCAATATGTTGATCAACCATCTCGAGGAGTGCTACGTCATTTGGATCGTGCGGGTCAATGAAATGCCACGGCTCATCAACGGCCGGACTTTTCCGCTTGATACCATCAGGTCCATTATTACCCTCGAAATGCAAAATCTGCCTGCTCGACGGAAAGTTACACCACGACGGCAACAGCTGCACGATGTGCCGCCGCGCGACCCGATCAATTTTTTGATGAACACCCATCAGATTGCCTGATTTGGTGTGAAATGTGGTTCCTGAATACATACTTATCTCACTAATTTAGTGTCGTTAATCGCTGATAGCGACTGACGGCACGCGCCAGATGGTTATATTGTAGCAAATCCTGCCCCTCTTTGACAAAGCGCTCGGCCTCCGTTTGCGCACGAGCAATCAGCGGTGTGTCGCTCAGCGAGGCAATTTTTAGGTTGAGCGCACCATGCTGCGCTCGTCCGTAAATCTCGCCAGGGCCGCGCAATTTCAAGTCGACTTCCGCCAAATAAAAGCCGTCTTGCGACTTCTCAATCTCTCTGAGGCGCTGGCTTGGCTTGTCATGGCTCGACATCATCAGATGACAAAAGCTCTGGTACTGGCCGCGTCCAACCCGCCCGCGCAGCTGATGAAGCTGGCTGAGCCCAAAGTTATCGGCATTTTCGATGAGCATGACCGTAGCGTTCGGCACGTTGACGCCAACTTCCACCACCGTGGTGCTCACTAGCATATCAATGTCGCCGTCCGCGAATTGCTGCATAACCGCGGCTTTTTCCTCAGGCGGCAGTTTACCGTGCAACAATCCGACGCGGCGATGACGAAACATCGTTTTCGCTAATTTGTAATATTCCGCCTCGACCGATTTTTTGTCATTATCAGGATTATCGTCAATCAACGGGCAGATGACATATGCTTGGCGACCCTGAGCTAGTTCATGGTCGATGATTTCATAGAGCTTCGGTGCTGAGGCTGGCGACCAAATTTTCGTTGCAATCGGCTGACGGCCGGCCGGCAGCTCGTCCAAAATCGAGATGTCCAGCTCGCCATACAAGGTCAACGCCAAACTCCGCGGAATCGGCGTGGCGGTCATGCTGAGTAGATGCGGCATGTAGTCTGCCTTTTGTAACAACGCCTGCCGCTGCTTGACGCCGAACCGATGCTGCTCATCAATCACCGCAAACCCCAGTTTGTGGTACGTCACTTTTTCCTGAATCAGCGCGTGCGTACCGACCACCACGTTAATGTTGCCATTTGCTAAATTATCCAGCAGCTGACGCCGCTGAGCACCCTTGACATGTCCCGTTAGCAGCGCCACTGACACGCCAAACGGCGATAACAGCTCATCCAGCGTTTTGGCGTGCTGAGCCGCCAAAATCTCCGTCGGTGCCATGATGGCCGTCTGAAAACCAGCCTGCGCCACCTCTGCCGCCACCACCCCAGCGACCACCGTTTTACCCGAACCAACGTCGCCCTGCAACAAGCGGTTCATCGGATGTTCGGACTCCAAATCTTGCAAAATCTGCCAGGCGGCGCGGCGCTGCGCGTTAGTCAAGGGAAATGGCAATTTCTCAACAAATTGCTTGACGACCGGCTGATTGAACGGGATACGCCAGCCGGTCAACTTGGTTTGTTCCTGCTTATTCAACTGCGCCGCCAAGATCATTTCAAACAATTCTTCAAACGCCAGACGCTCACGGCCGCGGACGATTTCCTCGTGATTTTTCGGCGCATGAAGAAACCTGACAGCTTCCGCGCGGCTGACTAGTTTTTGCCGCTGGACAATGTGCTCCGGCAGCGTCTCGGGCAAAAACTCCATGATGGGACGCAGATGTTTCAGCAAATCCTGCACGGTTTTTGGGCGAAGGTTTTTGATAGATTTGTAGACTGGATGGATGCCCGACGTAGGCTGGGCGTCGGACGTATCGTTTTGCTTAGCCAGCTCGACAGATGGATTGCTAATCTGATAGCTGTTATATTGCATACCAAACTGGCCGGAAAACATGAAGTCGGCGTCGGATCTCAACTGCGATTCGCGGTACGACTGATTGAACCAAACGGCCTTGACCTTGCCAGAATCATCCGCCAGCACCGCCGTGGTGACTCTCAAACCTCGGCGCACAATCCGCGTGGAAATCGACTCGCAGCGCGCCCGCACTGTCACCTTACCCGGCTGAAGATCAGCGATGTTGACTGCCGCCGAATAATCATCATATGCCCGCGGCAAAAATTCCAGAGCATCCGCCACCGTCTCCAACCCTGCCACCGCCAGCGCCTGGGCGGTTTTGGGGCCGACGCCTTTGATGTGTTCCAGGGGAGTTGTTAGTTTCATTGCACTCGGCTGAGCGCCTCAGCCTGCAGCGCCTCGAATAGCTGCTTGAGGGCGTCTTGTACTCGTGTATAGTCCTCTTCTGGATTTGTCGTCTCTTCATGCCACTGTATATAGAATTTCAGCTTTGGCTCAGTACCACTCGGGCGAATCGTAATACGGCGGCGTGAATCACCACACTCAAATACCAGTACATTACCCTTGACGCAATTAATTGCCGTGGTCGTCCCATCGGCTGCCGTTCGCACCAGTGTCTGATAGTCGGATACCGCCGATACTACCTGATCGCCAATCATCTTTGGTGGATCGGTGCGCAGTGAGTTCATAATCTGCTGCATCGTTGCAAACCCTTCGGCACCCGGATAAATAGCAACTTCGAGCCGCTCCACATACAACCCAACTTCACGATACAGCTCCATCAGCTTATCAACGAGCGTTTTTCCCTGCTGCTTGAGTTCAGCCGCATATTCTGCGAGCGCCAGCGCGCCAACCGCGCCGTCTTTGTCACGAGCATAGTCGCCCTTGAGCAGGCCATAACTTTCCTCACCACCCAGCACAAACACCTCATCAGTGCCTTCTTTCTGGCGAATAACTTCACCGATATACTTAAAGCCAATCAGCAGGTCGCCGTAGCAGGTAGCACCATAGCTATCTGCCAGCGCCTTCATCATATCAGTTGTAACGATGGTCTTAACGATGTAATGCTGCGGGGTGACGCCGCCTCGCTCTTGCAATTTCCGGAGGGCATAATCAGTCGCAAGTGCGGCGGATTGATTGCCAGTCAGATAGATCGGTTGGCCGTGATGATTCACAATTACACCAATTCGATCAGCATCAGGGTCGTTGGTAATCGCAATGTCAGCTGATATTTCCATCATCTTTGCGACGACCATATCGTTAGCAGCGCGTTCCTCGGGATTTGGCTTACGATTAGCAATCGTCGGGAAATTGCCATCCGGCACCATCTGCTCATCAACCGTCGTAATCTGAGTAAATCCAGCCCGACGCAATACCGGTAGGACATTAGTCTGCCCCGCACCATGGAGCGGTGAATAGGCGATTGTCAAATCACGCTCCTGACCGTCAGCTTGCGCCAGTACCGCAGCATAGTACGCCTCGTCAACATCCTGACCGATAATGGTAATCTTGCCCTCAGTCACTGCTGCCTCAAAATCTGGCTCAGCTAACACCTCGGTCACCGCTGCCGCCGCGTCTAGGATACCTCGGTCATGCGGCGACACCACCTGTGCGCCGTCATTCCAATACGCCTTAAAGCCATTATCAGTCGGTGGATTGTGGCTGGCTGAAATCACGATTCCGACAGCACAGCCAAGGTGTCGCACAGCAAAGCTCAGCTCCGGAGTCGCCCGAAAGCTATCAAAAATATATGTCTTAAATCCATTGGCGGCACACACCCGCGCAGTGTATTGGCTTAGCTCTGGCGAGGTTAAGCGCGTATCGCAGGCAATGACCACACCTTTTGCTGGCGCATCAGGATCAAACTGCTGGGCATAGCGACACAGTGCTTGCGCCGATTCACCAATCGTGACGCGATTGATGCGATTTGAGCCGACTCCTGTCGTGCCGCGTCGACCGCCAGTACCAAACTCAATTACCTTGAAAAATGCGTCTTCCAGATCTTGCCACTGCTCATTTGCAATCATCTGCTCTAGCTCTACCTTATATTCAGCATATTTTGGCTCTGTTAGCCAGCGCTCGATGTTGGCCGCTGCTTCTGCTGATACGTGTTGTTTGACTGAGTCCATGACTATTCTCCTTCCATAATTAATACAAACGTATTTTTACCCTTTTTGAGTAGCGACGTGGCGTTAACGGCTTGGTCTTCAGCTATTTTTTCGCCATTGAGGCTGATGGCGCCAGATTTGAGGAGGCGCCTCGCCTCACCGTTAGAACTGACTACACCAGAGACCACCAACGCTTCGATCACGCCGACGCCGACATCAACACGTGGAATTTCTTTGGCCAGGGTATCCAAGTCGTCGTCTGACAATTGCCGGAAATCGCCGCCACCAAACAGTACCTCCGTCACCCGCTCCACTGATTCGCGTCGATTAACACCGTGAACGATGTCGGTGACTTCACGCGCCAAGACTTTTTGAGCTGAGCGTGCGCCTGGATTGACCGCGTGGTTTTCGGCAATGGCTTCAATGGTATCGCGATCAAGCATGGTGAAAATCTTCATGTACTCAATGGCGCTTTCGTCATCAACGTTCAGCCAGAATTGATAGAACTTGTAGACGCTGGTTTTGGTTTCATCCAGCCAGACGGCGCCGCCTTCGGACTTGCCAAATTTGCGCCCAGTTGACTTGTTGATGAGCAGCGGCGCGGTCATAGCGTAGACTTCGGTGTTTTCTTTTTTGCGGATCAGTTCCACACCTGAGAGCAAATTGCCCCACTGATCAGAACCACCGATTTGCAAATTGACACCGTGATGCTTGAACAGATGCCAAAAATCATAACCCTGCAGCAACGTGTAAGTAAATTCCGCAAAACTCAAACCTTTGCCATTAGCAATACGCGCTTTGAAAAACTCACGACCGATCAAATCTGCCATGTTGAAATTCTTACCAATGTCGCGGAGGAACGACAACAATTCCAGATTGCCCAGCCAATCTGCATTGTCCACCAGGGTAAAATCACGTCCAGCAAAAATTTGCGAGACCTGCGCCTTTAAGGCTCGTTTATTGTACTCAATCTCTGCATAAGAAAGCAGACTCCGCTCCTCGGTGTCACGCATATCGCCGATCATGCCCGTGCCGCCACCAACCAGCAGAAACACCTTGTGACCGCGCTCCAAAAAATGCCGCACCATCATGTAGACCGCGAGATGCCCAACATGTAGACTGTCCGCCGACGGATCTGTCCCCAAATAGAGCGTAAAATTTCCCGAATCAATACGCTCATCATCGGTGAATGTCGCTTGATTCCAAAACCCGCGCCACTTTAGCTCCTCTGATAATTGCATATTCCTCCTTTTCTCAGTAATAGTATAGCAATTTTATGAT
Coding sequences:
- the recG gene encoding ATP-dependent DNA helicase RecG is translated as MKLTTPLEHIKGVGPKTAQALAVAGLETVADALEFLPRAYDDYSAAVNIADLQPGKVTVRARCESISTRIVRRGLRVTTAVLADDSGKVKAVWFNQSYRESQLRSDADFMFSGQFGMQYNSYQISNPSVELAKQNDTSDAQPTSGIHPVYKSIKNLRPKTVQDLLKHLRPIMEFLPETLPEHIVQRQKLVSRAEAVRFLHAPKNHEEIVRGRERLAFEELFEMILAAQLNKQEQTKLTGWRIPFNQPVVKQFVEKLPFPLTNAQRRAAWQILQDLESEHPMNRLLQGDVGSGKTVVAGVVAAEVAQAGFQTAIMAPTEILAAQHAKTLDELLSPFGVSVALLTGHVKGAQRRQLLDNLANGNINVVVGTHALIQEKVTYHKLGFAVIDEQHRFGVKQRQALLQKADYMPHLLSMTATPIPRSLALTLYGELDISILDELPAGRQPIATKIWSPASAPKLYEIIDHELAQGRQAYVICPLIDDNPDNDKKSVEAEYYKLAKTMFRHRRVGLLHGKLPPEEKAAVMQQFADGDIDMLVSTTVVEVGVNVPNATVMLIENADNFGLSQLHQLRGRVGRGQYQSFCHLMMSSHDKPSQRLREIEKSQDGFYLAEVDLKLRGPGEIYGRAQHGALNLKIASLSDTPLIARAQTEAERFVKEGQDLLQYNHLARAVSRYQRLTTLN
- the rsmD gene encoding 16S rRNA (guanine(966)-N(2))-methyltransferase RsmD, whose amino-acid sequence is MRCGWPRSSVRVKLIAGEFGGRFIQAPPGSTTHPMGERVRSAMFNSLGETVRGARVLDTFAGSGAIGLEALSRGAESAVFVERDRVAQRVIAENISTVGASENAIVIKTTVSNWLESMSVTEEFDIIFADPPYHNPQFSTVSRLMGLLKPGGHMVLSHSGIGEVPIQNGIVVVDNRSYGGAHLTYFRKEISG
- a CDS encoding alpha-amylase, giving the protein MKTWQDVASLYQIYPRSFRDTNGDGIGDLNGITEKLDYLAWLGVDGIWISPFFTSPLTDFGYDIADYRAIDPTFGGLDDFRALLEKAHILDIKVMIDLVPCHTSDQHSWFQEARSSRDNPKRDYYVWRNGRDGNEPNNWRSLSGGSSWEFDEQTGQFYLHSFLKTQPDLNWDNPAVRDEIKNVVRFWFDMGVDGMRVDAIWGISKDPEFGNDSPNPDFSGDPKAYGAFIHDHCKMGPHFQEYLRELAAVCDEYDDKQMVFEFYPDEKLGDIYQQYRQVLTAHPKASAFFMEYRQDEWHAEHTGQKIENYLRAAGSAKPFFCVGNHDQPRIASRLGAERARALHFLNLLTPGISVMYYGDEIGITNGELTADDIQDNFSPANSAIDSRDLERTPMQWDDTQFAGFSSVQPWLPVHANAIRTNVLTQAMHPDSLLHLHRRLLHLRRSMPVLQHGTLKVINTGNGFVLGIKRELGSEWAYIYINFADAPQHFFIPEHTKIIASTHPYCSTIDNNQQLTIQKYCGVLLLPQNNR
- a CDS encoding phospho-sugar mutase; amino-acid sequence: MDSVKQHVSAEAAANIERWLTEPKYAEYKVELEQMIANEQWQDLEDAFFKVIEFGTGGRRGTTGVGSNRINRVTIGESAQALCRYAQQFDPDAPAKGVVIACDTRLTSPELSQYTARVCAANGFKTYIFDSFRATPELSFAVRHLGCAVGIVISASHNPPTDNGFKAYWNDGAQVVSPHDRGILDAAAAVTEVLAEPDFEAAVTEGKITIIGQDVDEAYYAAVLAQADGQERDLTIAYSPLHGAGQTNVLPVLRRAGFTQITTVDEQMVPDGNFPTIANRKPNPEERAANDMVVAKMMEISADIAITNDPDADRIGVIVNHHGQPIYLTGNQSAALATDYALRKLQERGGVTPQHYIVKTIVTTDMMKALADSYGATCYGDLLIGFKYIGEVIRQKEGTDEVFVLGGEESYGLLKGDYARDKDGAVGALALAEYAAELKQQGKTLVDKLMELYREVGLYVERLEVAIYPGAEGFATMQQIMNSLRTDPPKMIGDQVVSAVSDYQTLVRTAADGTTTAINCVKGNVLVFECGDSRRRITIRPSGTEPKLKFYIQWHEETTNPEEDYTRVQDALKQLFEALQAEALSRVQ
- a CDS encoding tyrosine--tRNA ligase, whose translation is MQLSEELKWRGFWNQATFTDDERIDSGNFTLYLGTDPSADSLHVGHLAVYMMVRHFLERGHKVFLLVGGGTGMIGDMRDTEERSLLSYAEIEYNKRALKAQVSQIFAGRDFTLVDNADWLGNLELLSFLRDIGKNFNMADLIGREFFKARIANGKGLSFAEFTYTLLQGYDFWHLFKHHGVNLQIGGSDQWGNLLSGVELIRKKENTEVYAMTAPLLINKSTGRKFGKSEGGAVWLDETKTSVYKFYQFWLNVDDESAIEYMKIFTMLDRDTIEAIAENHAVNPGARSAQKVLAREVTDIVHGVNRRESVERVTEVLFGGGDFRQLSDDDLDTLAKEIPRVDVGVGVIEALVVSGVVSSNGEARRLLKSGAISLNGEKIAEDQAVNATSLLKKGKNTFVLIMEGE